In Rhodoligotrophos defluvii, a genomic segment contains:
- a CDS encoding CHAD domain-containing protein, whose amino-acid sequence MSDETEIKLAIQGEGLAAAEALFAQDPPIAVESTYFDTPDLLLRRHGIQVRLRRDGPALLQTVKLPDGDGGALTRAEHEIPIRTPRLKRDHLLAVAPEDLRDEIAASELSAVFTTRFTRRRHRAGEGEVAELAFDRGEIVHGAEKVPICEVEVELKGENIGAFVAVVLDFLDRVPASLIASGKAARGYRLVSGEAPAAVHARKLSLPPRMLLPDAIRLMLRHGFTQFLNNVPAAHAGLPDGLHQIRVALRRLRSTISAFAPVMDTTDAARLLEGIKQLFATFGAVREADVFVADTLPQLVKAGMKPSLAELVEEEAARCRRAGQEKVVAQLESPDTARLVIELYGWIEAGSWLKSGTPLDKLLARRPVADFAAPRLRKLHKRLLKKGRAARQSVVLDEWHEARIAAKKLRYAAEPLLSTLDLPAELADSYRKTVEAIQSELGRLNDLHVAEAFLERLVQEAAPQRRRPLKRALAVLHDWRHSAEDSFIVEAARAFRQFEKAGFPLRKRTGEE is encoded by the coding sequence TTGAGCGACGAGACCGAAATCAAGCTGGCGATCCAGGGGGAAGGGCTCGCCGCTGCGGAAGCGCTGTTTGCCCAAGACCCGCCTATTGCGGTTGAGTCCACCTATTTCGACACGCCGGATCTTCTGCTGCGCCGGCATGGCATTCAGGTGCGTCTGCGACGTGACGGCCCCGCGCTGCTGCAGACCGTGAAACTGCCCGATGGGGACGGCGGCGCCTTGACCCGGGCGGAACACGAGATTCCCATCCGCACGCCCCGCCTCAAGCGCGACCACCTGCTGGCCGTCGCCCCGGAAGATCTCCGTGACGAAATCGCCGCCAGCGAGCTCTCGGCCGTTTTCACCACCCGGTTCACGCGCCGTCGCCACCGGGCCGGAGAAGGCGAGGTCGCCGAGCTCGCCTTCGACCGGGGCGAGATCGTCCATGGCGCGGAGAAGGTGCCGATCTGCGAGGTCGAGGTTGAGCTCAAGGGCGAGAACATCGGCGCTTTCGTCGCCGTCGTTCTGGATTTCCTCGACCGGGTTCCGGCAAGCCTCATCGCCAGCGGCAAGGCGGCCCGCGGCTATCGCCTGGTCTCGGGAGAGGCGCCGGCGGCTGTCCACGCGCGCAAGCTGTCGCTGCCGCCACGCATGCTTCTGCCGGATGCGATCCGGCTGATGCTGCGGCATGGCTTCACCCAGTTCCTCAACAATGTGCCGGCGGCCCATGCAGGCTTGCCCGATGGGCTTCACCAGATCCGGGTGGCCTTGCGTCGCCTGCGGTCGACCATCTCCGCCTTCGCCCCGGTGATGGACACGACCGATGCGGCGCGCCTGCTCGAGGGGATCAAGCAGCTCTTCGCCACGTTCGGCGCCGTGCGCGAGGCCGATGTCTTCGTGGCCGATACCCTGCCGCAACTGGTCAAGGCCGGCATGAAGCCGAGCCTGGCCGAGCTGGTGGAGGAGGAGGCCGCCCGCTGCCGTCGTGCGGGACAGGAGAAGGTGGTGGCACAGCTGGAAAGTCCCGACACCGCCCGGCTGGTGATCGAGCTCTACGGATGGATCGAGGCTGGCAGCTGGCTCAAGAGCGGCACCCCGCTCGATAAGCTGCTCGCCCGCCGCCCGGTCGCCGACTTCGCGGCGCCGCGCCTGCGCAAGCTGCACAAGCGCTTGCTCAAGAAGGGGAGGGCGGCACGGCAATCGGTCGTGCTGGACGAGTGGCACGAGGCGCGCATCGCCGCCAAGAAGCTGCGCTATGCGGCGGAGCCCTTGCTGTCGACGCTCGATCTGCCGGCCGAGCTGGCCGACAGCTACCGCAAGACGGTTGAGGCGATCCAGAGCGAGCTGGGCCGGCTGAACGACCTCCATGTCGCCGAGGCGTTTCTGGAGCGGCTCGTCCAAGAGGCAGCCCCGCAACGGCGCCGGCCGCTGAAGCGGGCTTTGGCGGTTCTGCACGACTGGCGCCATTCCGCCGAGGACAGCTTCATCGTCGAGGCGGCCCGCGCCTTCCGCCAGTTCGAGAAGGCCGGCTTTCCCTTGCGCAAGAGAACGGGCGAGGAATGA
- a CDS encoding ATP-binding protein encodes MTRWFPRTIAGQLVFLLLAALILSQVVTVAMFFGERNQALREAWREEFFSRVASVAKVIEDTPANADSITSAVSSRWQVYRVRPAPSIEGAPASAGDVELAKRLGAYLNPQAAADVRLRSRYNGDGQRPAILRWVDQATGALFGWGADEGDDDAVMAIDVPLRDGRWLNVELPLRRPSSSWALLPLASAALMGIAILAVVVLMVRSITKPLRSLATAADRLGRGETLPELEVSGPDEIRRLTSAFNEMGARLTRFVEDRTRMLAAISHDLRTPITALRVRAELIDDEETRRTMIANLDDMKKMTEATLSFARDEATDEPSRTVDLAALIESVTDDMVDLGHAVSLEERGPLPYRCRPASMKRAFANLIDNAVRYGGAARVKVETPDDEIRVIVDDDGPGIPEDKLTHVFAPFVRLETSRSRETGGAGLGLAIARSVVLAHGGTIALQNRAERGLRALVRLPLRAPE; translated from the coding sequence GTGACGCGCTGGTTCCCCCGCACGATCGCCGGTCAGCTTGTCTTCCTGCTGCTCGCGGCCCTGATCCTGTCGCAGGTCGTCACCGTCGCCATGTTTTTCGGCGAGCGCAACCAGGCCCTGCGCGAAGCCTGGCGCGAGGAATTCTTCAGTCGTGTCGCCTCCGTCGCCAAGGTCATCGAGGACACGCCGGCCAATGCGGACAGCATCACGTCTGCCGTGAGCTCCCGCTGGCAGGTCTACCGGGTGCGGCCTGCGCCGAGCATCGAGGGTGCTCCAGCCAGCGCTGGCGACGTGGAGCTGGCGAAGCGGCTTGGCGCCTATCTCAATCCGCAGGCCGCGGCCGACGTGCGGCTGCGGTCGCGCTATAACGGCGACGGACAGCGGCCCGCCATCCTGCGTTGGGTTGACCAGGCCACCGGCGCGCTGTTCGGCTGGGGCGCCGACGAAGGCGACGATGACGCGGTGATGGCCATCGACGTGCCTTTGCGCGACGGCCGCTGGCTCAATGTCGAGCTGCCCCTGCGCCGCCCGTCCAGCTCCTGGGCCCTGCTGCCGCTCGCCTCGGCCGCGCTGATGGGCATCGCCATCCTCGCGGTGGTGGTGCTGATGGTGCGCAGCATCACCAAGCCCTTGCGCAGCCTCGCGACGGCGGCCGACCGCCTCGGCCGGGGCGAAACGCTGCCCGAACTCGAGGTGTCCGGGCCCGACGAGATTCGCCGCCTTACTTCAGCCTTCAACGAGATGGGCGCCCGCCTCACCCGCTTCGTAGAAGATAGGACGCGCATGCTTGCGGCCATCAGCCACGACCTGAGGACGCCGATTACCGCGCTCAGGGTACGGGCCGAGCTCATCGATGATGAGGAGACCCGGCGCACCATGATCGCCAATCTGGACGACATGAAGAAGATGACCGAGGCGACGCTGTCCTTCGCCCGCGACGAGGCGACGGACGAACCCAGCCGGACGGTGGATCTTGCGGCCCTGATCGAAAGCGTCACCGACGACATGGTCGACCTCGGCCATGCGGTGAGTCTGGAGGAGAGGGGGCCGCTCCCCTATCGCTGCCGTCCTGCCAGCATGAAGCGGGCCTTCGCCAACCTCATCGACAACGCGGTCCGCTATGGCGGCGCCGCACGGGTCAAGGTCGAAACGCCCGACGACGAGATCAGGGTCATTGTCGATGACGACGGCCCCGGCATTCCCGAAGACAAGCTGACCCACGTCTTTGCCCCTTTCGTCCGCCTGGAGACTTCGCGCAGCCGCGAGACTGGTGGCGCCGGCCTTGGCCTGGCGATTGCACGCTCGGTGGTGCTCGCCCATGGCGGCACCATTGCCCTGCAGAACCGCGCCGAACGCGGTTTGCGCGCACTGGTCAGGCTGCCCTTGCGGGCGCCGGAATAA
- a CDS encoding DNA recombination protein RmuC: MLDLDQPLLLMAGLRVSYIHAAAAFGVAALLLLAACLFLAWRAARRGREAEQASLARTQQVEQRLVELSGQLRSFADIVASRESHLARTLDQRLDLVARRTGDGLGQIHERLAVIDRAQRNITELTSKVVSLQEILSNKQARGAFGQARMEAIIRDGLPMGTFGFQASLSNGTRPDCLVDLPETGRKLVIDAKFPLEAFSALKAARSEGESRMAAQRLRQDVAKHIKDIAGKYLISGETHDTAVMFVPSEAIYADLYEHFEDVIQQAHRARVIIASPNILMLVVQTLQAVFKDVRMREQAGLIKAEVAAILDDVGRLHDRVLDLKKHFGQANQDIEKIAISADKIARRGVRIEQMELSPTAAGAEAPAGSAAVTGPSRMGAAGARLAAGE; the protein is encoded by the coding sequence ATGCTGGACCTAGATCAACCCCTGCTCCTCATGGCCGGGCTGCGTGTAAGCTATATTCATGCGGCCGCGGCGTTCGGCGTGGCGGCGCTTCTGCTGCTCGCCGCCTGCCTGTTCCTGGCATGGCGGGCGGCGCGCCGTGGACGGGAGGCCGAGCAGGCTTCTCTCGCGCGGACGCAGCAGGTGGAGCAGCGGCTGGTGGAGCTTTCGGGCCAGCTGCGCTCGTTCGCCGACATCGTGGCCAGTCGCGAGAGCCATCTGGCGCGGACCCTGGACCAGCGGCTCGATCTGGTGGCGCGCCGCACCGGCGACGGCCTCGGCCAGATCCACGAGCGGCTCGCGGTCATCGACCGCGCCCAGCGCAACATCACCGAGCTCACCTCGAAGGTGGTGAGCCTGCAGGAGATCCTGTCGAACAAGCAGGCGCGCGGCGCTTTCGGCCAGGCGCGGATGGAGGCTATCATCAGGGACGGGTTGCCGATGGGGACCTTTGGTTTTCAGGCGAGCCTGTCCAACGGCACCCGGCCGGACTGCCTGGTCGACCTGCCGGAGACCGGGCGCAAGCTGGTGATCGACGCCAAATTCCCGCTGGAGGCGTTCTCCGCGCTCAAGGCGGCGCGCAGCGAGGGCGAGAGCCGGATGGCGGCGCAGCGCTTGCGGCAGGACGTGGCCAAGCACATCAAGGACATTGCCGGGAAATATCTCATTTCCGGCGAGACGCACGACACGGCGGTGATGTTCGTGCCCTCGGAAGCGATCTATGCGGACCTTTACGAGCATTTCGAGGATGTGATCCAGCAGGCGCATCGCGCCCGGGTGATCATCGCCTCGCCCAATATCCTGATGCTGGTAGTGCAGACGCTGCAAGCCGTATTCAAGGACGTGCGCATGCGCGAGCAGGCGGGGCTGATCAAGGCGGAGGTGGCGGCGATTCTGGATGATGTCGGCCGGCTGCACGACCGGGTGCTGGATCTCAAGAAGCATTTCGGCCAAGCCAATCAGGATATCGAGAAGATCGCCATCTCGGCGGACAAGATCGCCAGGCGCGGGGTGCGGATCGAGCAGATGGAGTTGTCGCCCACCGCAGCCGGGGCTGAGGCCCCCGCCGGAAGCGCCGCAGTGACCGGGCCCTCGCGCATGGGTGCCGCCGGGGCACGGCTTGCAGCGGGGGAGTAG
- a CDS encoding ParA family protein translates to MTFSVAVMNTKGGCGKTTVATHLAAGFAASGLIAALADYDKQKSACLFGELRPESAAPIEVIDWRGAGFGKVGRSVQRLIIDCPASLKAGRAREVIREADAVVVPVQASIYDERATIRFLDEIEDLKKIRSGKKQILLVANRFRPTSPQAKRLERVLLGHGHAIVARISDKSLYPKLAEQGLTVFDLKSKSAASEQESWLPLLESLEKSVS, encoded by the coding sequence ATGACCTTTTCGGTTGCGGTCATGAACACCAAGGGAGGCTGCGGCAAGACCACCGTCGCCACGCATCTGGCCGCGGGCTTTGCCGCATCCGGCCTGATCGCCGCGCTTGCGGATTACGACAAGCAGAAGAGCGCTTGTCTGTTCGGAGAGCTGCGCCCAGAGAGCGCCGCCCCCATCGAGGTGATCGACTGGCGCGGCGCTGGCTTCGGCAAGGTCGGCCGCTCCGTCCAGCGGCTGATCATCGACTGTCCGGCATCCCTCAAAGCCGGCCGCGCTCGCGAGGTCATCCGCGAGGCTGACGCCGTCGTGGTGCCGGTGCAGGCCTCCATCTATGACGAGCGGGCGACCATCCGCTTTCTCGATGAGATCGAGGATCTCAAGAAGATCAGGTCGGGCAAGAAGCAGATCCTGCTGGTGGCCAACCGCTTCCGCCCCACCAGCCCCCAGGCCAAGCGGCTGGAGCGGGTGCTGCTGGGCCACGGCCACGCCATTGTGGCGCGCATCTCCGACAAGAGCCTTTATCCCAAGCTCGCCGAGCAGGGGCTGACCGTGTTCGATCTCAAGAGCAAGTCGGCCGCCAGCGAACAGGAAAGCTGGCTGCCCCTGCTGGAATCCTTGGAAAAATCGGTAAGCTGA
- a CDS encoding efflux RND transporter permease subunit encodes MNVSDLFIRRPVFAVVISLMIVLFGLAALNSLPVRELPDVEMPVVTVTTAYTGAAPEVTDTQITTIIEGAVAGIAGVRSIASSSGLGRARTVIEFETSRNIDEAANDVRAAVARVVNELPEDAEEPRITKSDSDASPVMRLSLTSDTMDTAALTDYADRFITDRLATVDGVAEVDIMGERVYAIRVWLDRRAMAARDVTVSDVTAALRANNVELPAGEVVSAKRRFQVRTDTRLDTPEAFAAITIKTSNGYPIRVGDIARVERGVENDDTIVRSGAKGAVTLGVLRQSQANTVRISKAIRAEIAALQPQLPEGMQITVGSDDAVFIQSAIHEVVKALVIAVALVVLVIYGFLASLRGTLVPTVTIPISLLGACWGIALLGYSINILTLFALVLAIGIVVDDAIVVLENIRRRMEQGESRLVASVLGAKQVTFAVIATSLTLMAVFVPISMLQGTVGRLFAEFGVVMAIAVAVSMIVALSLCPMLCSIILPRTTEQGRLERLVERVTKRVNRVYGASLGWALRHPVLVIGVSLAIAAASAALYTALPKELTAREDRGLFIVAITAPQGANLAYTDAATKKVEAILQPLVDSGEALSVTSIVGRGNDPSTALVVVRLTDWDQRQRSQQQIVSTLIPQLAQVTDVRAFPIQLAGLGLRGAGNPVRAVIGGPDFESVKAWAQDMLERARANPGLQNVELDYEENQPEYRVEIDRERARDLGIDIQTVAQTLQALFASQEVTRYIDRGREYPVIVQAGDEDRQTAQDLGASFVRTNSGKLVPLSSFISFRSHAASASLARYDRLPSITLSASLAEGYDLGTAISAIQELANEVLPVSGRLSFAGQSKEYLETSSGANLSFLLAILIVYLVLAAQFESFVHPLTILLSVPLAVTGAFATIWFTGGSLNIYSQVGLVLLVGLMAKNGILIVEFANQLRDEGKSVRDAILEASVVRLRPILMTVIATVLGAVPLAIATGAGAESRSAIGMVIIGGFGIASVLTLYLTPVLYDLMARLTRPRAHVTQQLEAELGGNQRS; translated from the coding sequence ATGAACGTCTCGGACCTGTTCATCCGCCGGCCGGTTTTCGCGGTCGTCATCAGCCTGATGATCGTGCTGTTCGGCTTGGCCGCCCTGAACAGCCTTCCGGTGCGAGAGCTGCCGGATGTCGAAATGCCTGTGGTGACGGTCACGACGGCGTATACGGGCGCCGCGCCGGAAGTGACCGACACGCAGATCACCACCATCATCGAGGGCGCGGTCGCTGGCATCGCTGGGGTGAGGAGCATCGCCTCCTCCTCGGGCCTCGGCAGGGCGCGCACAGTGATCGAGTTCGAGACCTCGCGCAATATCGACGAGGCCGCCAACGACGTGCGCGCAGCGGTGGCGCGGGTGGTCAACGAGCTGCCCGAAGACGCCGAGGAACCGCGCATCACCAAGAGCGACAGCGATGCGAGCCCGGTGATGCGGCTGAGCCTCACCAGCGATACCATGGATACCGCCGCTCTAACCGACTACGCGGACCGGTTCATTACCGATCGTCTCGCCACCGTGGACGGGGTGGCGGAAGTCGACATCATGGGCGAGCGCGTCTACGCCATCCGCGTGTGGCTCGATCGCCGCGCCATGGCGGCGCGCGACGTGACCGTGAGCGATGTGACCGCGGCCCTCCGGGCGAACAACGTGGAACTGCCGGCGGGCGAGGTGGTGTCGGCCAAGCGCCGGTTCCAGGTGCGCACCGATACCCGGCTCGACACGCCGGAGGCCTTCGCCGCCATCACCATAAAAACCAGCAACGGCTATCCCATCCGGGTTGGCGACATCGCCCGGGTCGAGCGTGGGGTCGAGAACGACGACACCATCGTGCGTAGCGGCGCCAAGGGCGCGGTCACCCTGGGTGTATTGCGCCAGTCCCAGGCCAATACCGTGCGGATTTCGAAGGCCATTCGCGCCGAGATCGCCGCCCTGCAGCCGCAACTGCCTGAGGGCATGCAGATCACCGTCGGCAGCGATGACGCGGTGTTCATCCAGTCGGCCATCCACGAGGTCGTCAAGGCCCTGGTGATCGCTGTCGCGCTGGTCGTGCTGGTCATCTACGGCTTCCTTGCCTCGCTCCGCGGCACGCTCGTGCCCACTGTCACCATTCCGATCTCGCTGCTCGGTGCCTGCTGGGGCATTGCCCTGCTCGGCTATTCCATCAACATCTTGACCCTGTTCGCCCTGGTGCTGGCCATCGGCATCGTGGTGGACGACGCGATCGTGGTGCTGGAGAACATCCGCCGCCGGATGGAGCAGGGCGAATCGCGCCTGGTGGCCAGCGTGCTCGGCGCCAAGCAAGTAACCTTCGCCGTGATCGCCACTTCGCTCACCTTGATGGCGGTGTTCGTGCCGATCTCCATGCTGCAGGGAACCGTGGGCCGGCTGTTTGCGGAGTTTGGCGTGGTCATGGCCATTGCCGTCGCCGTGTCCATGATCGTGGCCCTGTCGCTCTGCCCCATGCTGTGCTCGATCATCCTGCCCCGCACCACCGAGCAGGGCCGGCTCGAGCGGCTGGTCGAGCGCGTCACTAAAAGGGTCAACCGGGTCTACGGGGCGAGCCTCGGCTGGGCGCTGCGTCATCCCGTTCTGGTCATCGGCGTGAGCCTCGCCATCGCGGCTGCGTCGGCCGCCCTCTACACGGCCCTGCCCAAAGAGCTCACCGCACGCGAGGATCGCGGCCTGTTCATCGTCGCGATCACCGCGCCACAGGGGGCGAACCTCGCCTATACCGATGCCGCCACCAAGAAGGTGGAAGCGATTTTGCAGCCGCTGGTCGATAGCGGCGAAGCCCTGTCCGTCACGAGCATAGTGGGTCGCGGCAACGATCCCTCCACGGCCCTCGTCGTGGTGCGCCTCACCGACTGGGACCAGCGCCAGCGCAGCCAGCAGCAGATCGTCAGCACGCTTATCCCTCAGCTGGCGCAGGTGACCGACGTGCGCGCCTTCCCGATCCAGCTCGCCGGCCTCGGGCTGCGCGGCGCCGGCAACCCGGTGCGGGCGGTGATCGGCGGGCCCGATTTCGAGAGCGTGAAGGCGTGGGCGCAGGACATGCTCGAGCGCGCCCGCGCCAATCCCGGCCTGCAGAACGTCGAGCTCGATTACGAGGAGAACCAGCCCGAATACCGCGTCGAGATCGACCGCGAACGGGCCCGTGACCTCGGGATCGACATCCAGACCGTCGCGCAGACCCTGCAGGCTCTGTTCGCCTCGCAGGAGGTGACGCGATATATCGACCGCGGCCGCGAATACCCGGTCATCGTCCAGGCCGGCGACGAGGACCGCCAGACGGCGCAGGATTTGGGCGCATCCTTCGTGCGCACCAATTCCGGCAAGTTGGTGCCGCTGAGCTCGTTCATCAGCTTCCGCTCCCATGCCGCCTCCGCCAGCCTGGCGCGCTATGACCGCTTGCCCTCGATCACCCTTTCGGCGTCCCTCGCCGAGGGCTATGACCTCGGCACGGCCATCAGTGCGATCCAGGAGTTGGCGAACGAGGTTCTCCCCGTGTCCGGGCGGCTCAGTTTTGCAGGCCAGTCCAAGGAGTATCTCGAGACCTCGAGCGGCGCCAATCTCAGCTTCCTCTTGGCCATCCTCATCGTGTACCTGGTGCTGGCGGCGCAGTTCGAGAGCTTCGTCCACCCCTTGACCATCCTGCTGTCGGTGCCGTTGGCGGTGACCGGCGCCTTCGCCACCATCTGGTTCACCGGAGGATCGCTCAACATCTACAGCCAGGTCGGGCTGGTGCTGCTCGTCGGCCTCATGGCCAAGAACGGCATTCTCATCGTGGAATTCGCCAATCAGCTGCGCGACGAGGGCAAATCGGTGCGCGATGCGATCCTGGAAGCGTCGGTGGTGCGGTTGCGGCCGATCCTCATGACGGTGATCGCCACCGTGCTCGGCGCGGTGCCCCTGGCGATCGCGACCGGCGCCGGCGCCGAGAGCCGCAGCGCCATCGGCATGGTGATCATCGGCGGCTTCGGCATCGCTTCCGTGCTCACCCTTTATCTCACGCCGGTGCTGTATGACCTGATGGCGCGGCTAACCCGCCCGCGCGCCCACGTCACCCAGCAGCTCGAGGCGGAACTCGGCGGCAACCAGCGATCGTAA
- a CDS encoding efflux RND transporter periplasmic adaptor subunit, whose amino-acid sequence MKARTGVLIAVLSLCAGVAVGAGSTSQDRDWGAMLRAAAASSKEILGVASASPSPSTGAPRANSGGAGPRGARGPREVPVSTKEVGTATFLSKAEAVGSLRANQSVTIVPEAAGRVEEILFGPGQRVKAGDVLVRLDDRDQRIALEEAKAALAEASEALERQKKLVQSKVATRAALEQAQTAHAKAKAAMDRAERDLARQQIIAPFAGVVGLSRTDIGAWVDTSTVLTTLDDLSTVELEFALPERLLSQIATGLPVEATSAAFPGRTFEGSISAIDTRIDPGSRAFTVRAAIPNPDLALKPGMFVNITIALDQRVASAIPEEAVITAGSETFVYVLADGKAQRRPVAIGAHTADGMVEVVDGLSQGEQVISSGLQSLGDGVAVKVLAGNSTAHAEGTGS is encoded by the coding sequence ATGAAAGCCCGAACCGGAGTTCTCATCGCAGTCTTGAGCCTGTGCGCCGGGGTTGCGGTCGGCGCCGGCAGCACGTCGCAAGACAGGGATTGGGGCGCCATGCTGCGCGCCGCGGCAGCCTCGAGCAAGGAAATCCTCGGCGTGGCGTCTGCTTCACCTTCGCCCAGCACGGGTGCGCCTCGTGCGAATTCAGGTGGCGCCGGGCCACGGGGTGCACGCGGCCCCCGCGAGGTGCCGGTCAGCACCAAGGAGGTCGGCACGGCGACCTTCTTGAGCAAGGCCGAGGCGGTCGGCTCCCTGAGGGCCAACCAGTCCGTGACCATCGTGCCCGAGGCGGCAGGCCGCGTCGAGGAGATCCTGTTCGGGCCGGGGCAAAGGGTGAAAGCCGGTGATGTCCTGGTCAGGCTGGATGACCGCGACCAGCGCATCGCGCTCGAAGAGGCCAAGGCCGCGCTTGCTGAAGCGAGCGAGGCGTTGGAACGCCAGAAAAAGCTGGTGCAGTCGAAGGTGGCAACGCGGGCAGCCCTGGAACAGGCGCAGACCGCCCATGCAAAGGCCAAGGCGGCCATGGATCGGGCTGAACGGGATCTCGCGCGCCAGCAGATCATAGCGCCCTTCGCCGGCGTGGTCGGGCTGAGCCGCACCGACATCGGCGCATGGGTCGACACCTCGACCGTTCTCACCACTTTGGATGATCTGAGCACGGTCGAGCTCGAATTTGCCCTGCCGGAGCGGCTGCTGAGCCAAATCGCCACCGGCCTGCCGGTCGAGGCGACCTCCGCCGCGTTCCCCGGCCGCACGTTCGAAGGCAGCATTTCCGCCATAGACACGCGCATTGATCCGGGATCTCGCGCCTTTACCGTTCGCGCCGCCATTCCCAATCCAGACCTCGCGCTCAAGCCGGGCATGTTCGTGAACATCACCATCGCGCTCGACCAGCGCGTGGCCTCGGCCATACCGGAAGAGGCGGTGATCACCGCCGGCAGCGAGACCTTCGTGTATGTCCTGGCCGACGGCAAGGCGCAGCGCCGACCGGTCGCGATCGGCGCCCACACCGCCGACGGCATGGTCGAGGTGGTTGACGGCTTGAGCCAGGGCGAGCAGGTGATCAGCAGCGGGCTTCAGAGCTTGGGCGATGGCGTCGCCGTCAAGGTGCTTGCCGGGAACAGCACCGCGCACGCCGAGGGAACGGGCTCATGA
- a CDS encoding AmpG family muropeptide MFS transporter codes for MSVSDTARAEQWARWLKSLRVYLEPRVLIVMFLGFSSGLPLALSGSTLAIWMADRGVDLGAIGLFSLVGLPYTIKFLWAPIVDAWKVPVLSRLLGRRRGWLILSQLLLICTILFLGSLDPVASPWWVALGAVLLAAASATQDTVIDAFRVESLSVDQQAAGMAVFVPAYRVGMLVSSAFVIALVGWLEANGIAAGSVWFYGYAAMAALMAVGMGASLLATEPRASEQAEQAAENEAQEAAAVGNPVLKLWGAAIGAFTDFLSKPYVAAILLFVLLFKFCDAFAGVMTGPFVIRIGFDKTAYAAIVKGVGFFAVLLGGLAGGLIARTYPMAACLWIAGILQMASNLVFSWLAWMSTDLTALAVAISVENFAGGIGTVIFVAYLSSLCTSPLHTATQYALLSALSAVGRTVLASTAGYVAEVTGWVVFFILTSAAALPSLALLAWLQARGHFKGIDKRSSKAQV; via the coding sequence ATGAGCGTTAGCGATACGGCGAGAGCAGAGCAATGGGCGCGGTGGCTGAAAAGCTTGCGCGTATATCTCGAACCGCGCGTGCTGATCGTGATGTTCCTCGGCTTCTCGTCCGGGCTGCCGCTGGCTCTGTCCGGCTCGACCCTGGCGATCTGGATGGCCGACCGCGGTGTCGATCTCGGCGCGATCGGCCTGTTCTCGCTGGTCGGCCTGCCCTACACGATCAAGTTCCTGTGGGCGCCGATCGTGGACGCCTGGAAGGTGCCGGTGCTGTCGCGGCTGCTGGGGCGCCGCCGCGGCTGGCTGATCCTGTCGCAGCTCTTGCTGATCTGCACGATCCTATTCCTGGGCAGTCTCGATCCCGTGGCATCGCCCTGGTGGGTGGCTTTGGGCGCGGTGTTGCTGGCTGCGGCCTCCGCCACCCAGGACACGGTGATCGACGCGTTCCGGGTGGAAAGCCTCAGCGTGGACCAGCAGGCCGCCGGCATGGCGGTGTTCGTGCCCGCCTATCGCGTCGGCATGCTGGTTTCCTCCGCCTTCGTCATCGCCCTTGTCGGCTGGCTCGAGGCCAATGGCATCGCGGCGGGCAGCGTCTGGTTCTACGGCTATGCGGCCATGGCCGCTCTCATGGCGGTGGGCATGGGCGCGAGCCTGCTTGCGACCGAACCCCGCGCCTCGGAACAAGCGGAGCAGGCTGCCGAAAACGAGGCGCAGGAGGCCGCGGCCGTCGGCAATCCCGTGCTCAAGCTATGGGGCGCCGCAATCGGCGCCTTCACCGATTTCCTGTCCAAGCCCTATGTGGCGGCCATCCTGCTGTTCGTGCTGCTGTTCAAGTTCTGCGATGCCTTCGCCGGGGTGATGACGGGCCCGTTCGTCATCCGCATCGGGTTCGACAAGACGGCCTATGCGGCGATCGTAAAGGGGGTCGGGTTTTTCGCCGTGCTGCTGGGCGGCCTTGCCGGCGGCCTCATCGCGCGCACCTATCCCATGGCGGCCTGCCTGTGGATTGCCGGCATTCTGCAGATGGCCTCGAACCTCGTGTTCTCGTGGCTCGCCTGGATGAGCACCGATCTTACCGCGCTGGCGGTGGCCATCTCGGTCGAGAATTTCGCCGGTGGCATCGGGACGGTGATCTTCGTGGCCTATCTGTCGAGCCTGTGCACCAGCCCGTTGCACACGGCCACACAATATGCGCTGCTCTCGGCCTTGTCCGCGGTGGGCCGGACCGTGCTCGCCTCGACGGCCGGCTATGTGGCCGAGGTCACCGGGTGGGTCGTGTTCTTCATTCTCACTTCGGCTGCCGCGCTCCCCTCGCTTGCTCTGCTGGCCTGGCTGCAAGCCCGCGGCCATTTCAAAGGCATAGACAAGCGCTCGAGTAAGGCCCAGGTTTAG